The nucleotide sequence CGTGACAGTTTTTAAGGTGTGGTTGCCAACATCAAAGCTAATAAATTGCGGTTTTTGGGAGAGGGAAATGTAAAAACTTTGTTCAGGTTCATGAATCCGGACAGAAAGAGTTTGGGTCATTACCTCATTGCGATCAGAGACAAAGCCAAAACCCAAAGGAATCTCTAAATCAAACAAGCCGCGATCTAAGGGAGATGTGCCTTCCTTGCTGGCCTGGGATTGGGTCACGGTTAAAACGGCTAACTTGCTCTTAGAATCCCATTTATAGGCGACTTTATAGTCTGGATGTCCACCCCGGAAGACGTATTGATCAAATAAGGGGAGTAAATTCCGGCCAGTGGAGGTTTCAATTGCTCTTAACAAATCAATCGTTTCGACGGTTTTATGGGCATTGGCCTGGACAAAGGTATGAATGGCTTTCCAGAATAATTCTTCTCCCAATTCTGCCCGGATCATGTGATAGACACAGGCCCCTTTTTCGTAGAGGTGACGGTCATACAATTCAATCGCTTCTCGATAGACGTGGGTAACAATTGGACGGCGATAGCGGGAGCCATCTTCATGGAGGTAGTTGCGAATTTCCCCAAGACGATAATAGGCAGCTTCATCAGTTCCGTATTCCTGCTCTGTCCACATGATTTCAGAATAGGAAGCCATCCCTTCTTTAATCCAAGCGTGGGACCAATGTTTAATCACCACTAAATCCCCAAACCACTGGTGGGCTAATTCATGGGCAACGAGGCTTTCACTGTTGCGGTTGTCGAGGGCGGCCCGTTCATCTAATAAACAACGGTCGGTTAAAAGCGTCGTTGAGGTGTTTTCCATACCCCCAAAAATGAAGTCATCGACACAGACTTGGGCGTATTTGGGATAGGGGTAGTTGTAACCATATTTCTGACTGAAAAACTCAATCATTTGGGGTGTTTTACCCATCGTTCGCTGTCCGTCTGTTTCCCGGCCGGGGGTGACGTAATAGGTGACGGGTTTGCCTTGCCAACTGTCGTGCAATTCCGTAAATTCCCCAACTGCCAATGTCATTAAATAGGTGGGATGAACTTGGGGTTGATACCAGTGATAAATTTTGTGGTCGCCCTGATCTTCAACACCGCGCAATTCTCCGTTAGAAATGGCCATAAACGGCTGTGGCACCCGAACTCGAACTTCAGAGGTTGCTAACTGGCCGGGATAGTCAAAACAGGGAAACCAAAACCGGGAGTCTTCATCTTCCCCTTGAGTCCAGGCCTGGATCGGTTTATGGGGATAGTGGGCATCGGGCAAGACAAAATAAAGGCCCCGTTCCGGATGATCCAGGTGATAGTCAATTTTGATCGTGATGGCCTGGCCGGGGGTGGGGGGGTGGGACAGGGTGATTTCGAGTTGTTCGCCGGTGTAGTTAAAGGTTTGGGCCTCGTCGTTAATCCACACCCCGTTGATGTTTTGGTTGACAGCATCGAGGGTGAGTTGCTCCAGGCCTGGGACGATGGGGTTTAAGCGAATCTGACAGGTTCCCCAACATTGCTGCTGTTGTAAATCTAAATTGAGGTCTAAGAAAATGTGTTCCACCTGGCCTGGGCGATCTGGGTTGTAGTGAGGTTTTGCACCCGCTAAGACAAACGAAGGCCGACTTTCCCCATCCAAAAACGACCGAAGCTCTACAGACCCAAGCATGATTCAAGCCAACTCAACTGCACTTTTTTCAGGGTAGCGTGGATAGTTAGAATGTGAACAATCCTGGGCTATGGGAGTCTTGGGCTAAGACGAAATTGTGGTTAACCTTTTTATCAGTCCTACCCGGTACACTCTTAACTGTCTTAGTTGCCGTAACTGCCGCTCTACGATTTTATGAACCCACTGACTTCTCTCTCCCATTTACCCCCAAACCTTCAGAGAATGGAGCATCTGGGCCTTTGCCGCAACCCTCTTGGTGGCTCTGGTTGATCTTGGCCTTAAGTGGTTCAATAGAAACTTGGCTCGAAACCGAGAAATTGAGAGAGAGCAACGCCAGAATCGACGCGATTTTGCGCTCTTAAAATACTTAGCCAATCCAACACTAGAAAATCAACAAAAACTAAAAGCAATTTGTGAGGAAATTAAGCAATTCCAGGCCTGGGCGGTGTTGGAAGATAATTGACTTAAAAATCTCATTACTTCTTGATTAAGATATAGGCCTTAACAAATTCCGGGAGTTGATAGATATAATTCTGAAAATCCTGACGGCTTGGAAACACTCCAGTCAAAAAATCCAATTGATATAGATTAGGAATAAATGCCCCACCTGTATCAGCAATCACCCCTAACCGGAGCTTATGTCCCCCCCCGGCCTGATCTTCTAACAGAATCACCCGTCCCAGGCCAATGTTATAGACATCTCCGGCAAAAGTCACTTCGGGTTCAATATCAATTTTATTGGTAATTTCACTGCCATAGCCCTTAATGGCTTTAACTTCCCGAAAATACCAATAGCGTTTTTGATGATAGGGTTCTAGTCCTTTGACAAAAGCAATATTATTATTCCGATCCACATTGAAATAACTGGCTGAACCATCGGGAAACTGAATTAAAATTGTCCCCTGCATTAAGGCATCTTCAAAGGCAGCTCGGGTTAAATAGGCAATCGGTTGTACACGCCCATACTCCTGACCCCCAGGCTCATAAATACCGGCAATCACCTGCTGCTTTGTGTATTGACGATAGAAATAGTCCTGATTCGCATTAGGGGGCAAAGCATAAAGAGCCACGTTATAAGTCGCGGTGCGGGTACGAGAACCACGGTGGGTAAAAACCGCATATTTGGTCAACCGTAACTTTTCAGTTTGTTGGGGATTGCGAGGATTGTAGGGTTTCCAGGCCATGACTCGGAAATTTTGATTAATAAATTGACTATCCAAGAGGCGAATCGGTTGCTTTTTGCTAATGTCCTCCGTCAAGGTGGCAATCATAAAATCAAGAGTATTTAAAACATCCGTTAATGTCACCCCTTGGGCCGCCAAAATTCCATCCCGCTGCACCACTGGATCCGAACTACCATATTGGGCAAAA is from Pseudocalidococcus azoricus BACA0444 and encodes:
- a CDS encoding M1 family metallopeptidase, producing the protein MLGSVELRSFLDGESRPSFVLAGAKPHYNPDRPGQVEHIFLDLNLDLQQQQCWGTCQIRLNPIVPGLEQLTLDAVNQNINGVWINDEAQTFNYTGEQLEITLSHPPTPGQAITIKIDYHLDHPERGLYFVLPDAHYPHKPIQAWTQGEDEDSRFWFPCFDYPGQLATSEVRVRVPQPFMAISNGELRGVEDQGDHKIYHWYQPQVHPTYLMTLAVGEFTELHDSWQGKPVTYYVTPGRETDGQRTMGKTPQMIEFFSQKYGYNYPYPKYAQVCVDDFIFGGMENTSTTLLTDRCLLDERAALDNRNSESLVAHELAHQWFGDLVVIKHWSHAWIKEGMASYSEIMWTEQEYGTDEAAYYRLGEIRNYLHEDGSRYRRPIVTHVYREAIELYDRHLYEKGACVYHMIRAELGEELFWKAIHTFVQANAHKTVETIDLLRAIETSTGRNLLPLFDQYVFRGGHPDYKVAYKWDSKSKLAVLTVTQSQASKEGTSPLDRGLFDLEIPLGFGFVSDRNEVMTQTLSVRIHEPEQSFYISLSQKPQFISFDVGNHTLKTVTLEYPLPELKAQLKQDPDPLSRINAAKALAKKGGLEAVIALAQGLETDPFWGVRVEIAKQLGTIKLDQALHGLAVGLQDAEARVRRACVEAITSFKTTEAYQLIKAIAIHGDPSYLVEAAALRGIGEIAAAKPGEKPKPKKVFKILETALEERAGWNEVVRAGAIGGLGALKELPEAVDLVLDYTQLGIPQPLRLAAIRTLGTLGKNQTPELLERILNRLQHLSSESFFLSQIATITALSQMDNPQALSLLRQMAEQCLDGRVKRAADEGVAKVQKAIGNTQALKTVQDDLAELKRQNQKLLSRLEQLEAQTKANHDSDTSAKLESDATSP